CCGGATGATTGGGATCTTCGACCATGTGCATCTGCATGCGTTCGCCATCtaatttttcttctatccAGAATTCAGGATCCTCTTCCGTTGGTCGGAGGAGTTCAATCATCTTTTGGAACGACGCTGGCATTTGAAACTGGGCAAGCTGCGGTTGAAGGCATTGCATCACCGCGATGCCAGCCTCATCCTGTTCGAGTCTGAATTCGGGATCGTAGAGCTCCCAGCATACGCGCCTCAGACTTGAAGAGACGCTAAATAGAGTTTCCCCATCTGGGTGCCATAGATATAGAAAGGTCTTTTCCGTAGCACCGACTTTCATTTGTTTCAGGATGATGCGAATCAACCACATAAGCTCTTCAGCATTCATGCGATTGTAGAAAGTCTCAAAGATGCGCAGATtctcagcttctccagccGAGGCAGCTAGTTTATCCAATTCGTGGTTAACCTCTGCAATGGTCATATTGCCCACCTGAGTGCGCATTGGGCGTTTTGAGATGACTTCGAAACAGCGGCCGGCAAAATCGCCCGCCAGACGTGCTCCTGTCGTTTGGCCCGGCAACTTCCAGTGCAAAAGATTGTAGCCATCTTCAGAGTTTTTATCAATCTTCATCAACTTCACCAGGAGCTTCCCTATGGCATTCTCCTTCAGCCCATAGACGCCGCGATCGCGATCCTTGTCTGGGAGAATGAGACGCAAAGCAGGATAAAAATCGTCGCCAACTTCTTTCCTCCATCTCGTGATGAATCTCTCAACGATATGCCGCCTCTGTTCCTGTGGCGACAGTTTGGTGAGCCCATGGGGGCCCTTTTTGCTGGCTGGACCTGAAGCGCTCGGCGGCTGCTTCTTGTTGTCATTGAGTGGATTGAACAGGTCTTTAAAAAGCTCTGAGAATTTCAGCGTTATGGAATGATTCCTTGGTTTATGAGGATACCTGAATGGATGTTAGAGTCATATTGCTTGAGATGATATGCTGACAGCGTACTTTGCAGCCAACTCCTCCTCTGTCAGGCCACTGGTGCCATATTGCAGGTCGTCTTCTCTCAGCGCATCTTCATCTGGAGTCTTTGGCTCTTCGACTTTCCATTTGCTCATTGTCGCGCTATGCCGGCAATTGAATCGATTAAATTCCAATTATCTGCCCCAAGAATCATTAAAGCTCAGAAGGTTTTTGAGAAGCAAAGGTCAAGATGCGCATCATGCAAACAAGTCGCGACTCGATAAGGCTTAAATAATAGAGATGCCGAGTGAAGCAATTAGACCTAGAGCTGCAGATAGTTGTGGggcttgcggctgctgcctGCATCAGCCACATTCTAGCTTAGGTAATGCTGCCTAGCTCTCCATTGGATATACGCATCCAAGCAGCTCTTTACTGCTGTATTATTTCCAGCTccaattttctctttcattgCTATGTATGTCATCTTCTTGAGTGATAGACAAGACAATTTCACAAGTTATAATTGGCAAGAAAATTCAACTATTACTTCCAGCAGACAATCCCAACAAGATCCCAGCGCCATGCCTTTATAAGTCGTTGAGCCGTATAGCTCGTGAATGATAGACATCCTTCATTTTTCTACCTGTAGTCTATCTTCTTAAAATAAGATGGCAGTAGAATATCAAGATAATTAAGAGACAGATGAAACGAGATCAATAAATTGAGTCAAATTAACCAAGCATCATGCTTTacaccaaagaaaagaattgtCAAGGGGTATCTCAACTACTTCTTACTAATGCCCACCATTTCTATATCAAGATCCTCTATGTCAAGATAAACGTCGCTCTTCCTTCTAATCCAGGCCCAAAAAAACAGACACGTATTCTATTTCCATTCATAGCGAAACAATAGCCTCATCCTCTCGTTCTCCTCTtcgccttgctcttcttgcgaTTGCTCTTCACACGCTGCCGTTGAACGACGCGCACGAACCAGGAATAAATCATTTCACGCATCAGGATGAGGATCGTAGCAAAGGCCGTCGGGACAGCGCATGCCCAGCTGATTTCATTTCTTTGTTAGCTTACTTTTCACATTATGTGTATTTGACCGAGGAGGGTTAATAAGACTTACAAGTACCAGATCCCGTGGTTAATATCCGGAAATCCCTCCGCCGGGAAGTTTTGTCCAAAGTATCCAGTAATGAAAGTCAGcgggaggaagatgatggtgacgGTGGTGAGCTGCTTCATGCTCTCGTTCTGGTTGGCCGAGATGGTGTTAAAGATGAGGTTGATGAGGTTGTCACTCGACTGCTTGCACTGGTGAAGGGCTTCAGTAATGATGATACAGTGATCCAGCACGTCACCCAGATACGTGTGCGTCATTGGCGTGACGATGACGCCGCTGGCCGGGTTCTCGAGCTCCTTGATAGCCTCTTCATGAGAGAGGTTCGTTTTGTGATCGCGCAGGACGTTGACGAGGTTATCAATGGGGTTGAGAAAGCGCAGCATCTTGTTTATCTCACTAATGCAAATGTATAAACTCTTGCACTGCTTGATGCTAGGGGAGGTCAGGACGTCGAGCTCCAAATCGCCCAGGACATCATTGTACACAGCCGTGAGCGGGATGGCCAGGTCGATGATGGCATCGATGATGGCCTGCACGACGAGCGAGGCGTCGCAAGACTCGCGCAAGATGGTGCCCGGGTTGCTGAGACGCGTGACTATGGGGCGCTCGATGTCGCCGGCGGAGACCtcgaagaaggagatgacgGTGTTGTCGGCCGTGAGGAAGATGGAAACCTGCTCGGCGGAGACGGCGAGGTTGAGGGGCGCGAGGATGGAATTTGCTTCCATGTAGTCGGTGCGCGTCTCGTTGCCCGAGGCGTGGTACCGCTGCAGGGTGCGAATCATGGACGTTTCCTGCAGCTCGAGGCTCTCTGACAGTTCCGTCAAGCACTTTGTGGTGATGCGCTTCTCTGGATCCGTTGGAGGGCTGGGGTTTTGGACCTTGTCGGTCTTGCGGCTGCCGAATCCGCGGAAGAAGTTCCTGACCTTGGTGGTCGACTTTCTTGATCGGACGCTGCTCGAGTCGGATGAGctatcgtcgtcgtctacAAGATGGACCAGCTTCTGGAGCgtcatgatgatgaaggcgtGGTTTGGATACCTGGTGAGAACTCTTTGTTAGCGTCTCgtttccccttcttcctaGTTTCCAGAGCTTTTCGCCGGCCAAGACTTACCAATCAGCCTTGGTTCTGTTCCTGATATTCATGATATCCTCCAACGCAAGCTTATGCAAGCCCTTATGCGCGCCAATCGCCTGAATCACATCCCAACTCAAGCCATTGACATTAATCCACCGACACTTGGCCCACTTCTCCTTTGGCTGCGTCAGAAACGCAATAAACGATTCATTATCAAAGTGTCTCTTGACCATGTTGTCCTTTGAGAAATCCACCACCGTAATGTCGCAATTCGCGCTCAGCTGCGGCATCGAGGCATGTCCTCCATCTGGCAAATTGGGATCGAAACCGGGCTCAGAGCCCGGCTCCCAGCCCGGCCGCTCAGTGTAGGTCGCATCGAAATCGAAATCATCCGCATCGTCAATTGCTCTGAATGTCGCGGCGCGGGTGCTTCGCCGGCGGCGCAGAGGCGAGAAGGGCTCGCGATGGACGGTCGTGTCTGAGCGCGAGAGGCGACGGAGAGCAGGCGGGGAGGACGCATTCTCGGTGTCGACGTTGAGGCCGTAATGGACTCGATTGAAGGTCGGAAAGCTCTCTCCAGGATTGGAGTCGGGGTCAACCTCGTGGATCGCATCCATTGTGGGCGAATGGACGGATGATTTCAAGATAACTTTAGTCCTGTCGCATCAACGAATCGCGCTCTGTCGCGGTGTCGGGAATGATATTCGTGTCGTCTTCAGGAGAGTGCGCTCAATGGTGGCGTCGAAATGTCACTGCGTCGCTTCGGCCAGCAAAACGATTCGTGTCCATTCAGTTTATGCGCTTCTCAGGGACAAAGCAGCAACCGCAAATCACAAGCAAAAAAGTTGGAACGGAAGATGAAATGGCCAAAATCACGACATTCTCGCGAGCTAGCATTTCGAGGACGGATAGACCGTATCACCATCCTATTAGCAGAAAGATGACCAACCCCAGGTATTATTAGCATCGTATGTCGGTTAGATTTTGGTGAAGCGCAAGCCCCTCAGCTCAGGCCAAACCAGGTTCTAAGCCGATCTGTCTTAGGGCATGCATGACGTTATTAAGGGCGACGATCCCAGTGCCCGTCGGCCAATGGCGGCTCAACGTCGTGACTTCATATTTACAATTACTCATGATGATTTGACACAACGTTGCCCTTTTTTTACATATACAAGGTATGTACATCGTTATCGTTAAATATGTATCTCGTCATGATCAACAATGGCGagataagaagaaggataCAAGCTCTAGTAGTACAGTGAAAACCCCCCTTTTAGCGTCtcatataaaaaaaaaattccaccCCTGTGTTTGATGAAACAGCTTGCTTCAGCGCCTTGCTATGCTTGCTCTTACACAATCTCCACCAGCTGGAAGACTTGATCTTTCTGGCTATCGCACTTTGCAGCCTCCACTCTCTCAGCACCAGCGACGAGACAGGTCTGGTTGGTGGCTGAGGCAGGTGTGAGAATGATGTTGTTGTCGCCATTCTTGAAGGGGAACAGCTGTGAAGTCGCAGTTTTGCCGCCTATTGTTAAAATATGATTAGCTTCTCATTCATAGAAACGGGTGGGATTGTCATAATGAATGGACTTGTCTAAACTTACTTCCGTCGGCACGTCCACCGCAAGAGAACATAATCACTTGGTCGTTAGCCGCTCTTCGGCCATCAAAGTTGACGCAGCCGTTGGTAAGGACGCTGACAATGAGCGCCTCGCCAGCGGTGCCGTCATTGTGGGCACCCTTGGTGACAATGTCGAACTTCTGGCTGGGGTCGTCCTGGCTGCAGGTAACCATCTGGATGGGGATGAGGTTCTCACGGAAGTCACCGGCAGTGGGGTTGACAGACATGCATTTGCCATCAGCGGCTCGGATGTTGATGCTCTGGACGGGTCGGACAGCAGTCGTGTCAAAGGCGTTGGCTTCAGCTGCGGCAGTGGGGTTCAAagtgccgccagcgccagagacAGGCACGGGAGTCGTGGGGTTTCCGGTGATGGCGGGCTGGGAGGCAGCGGCAGTCGTCTGAGAGCTGCCTTCACCGGCATTGTTGGCCACGCCAGCACTGgtagcagccgcagcagccgcagaggcCGACTCTTGACCGGCGGTAACGGTAACAACCTCGGACACGGTGACGATCCGGGGAGCAGAGCACTGAGCATTCTCGTCACCTCCGGGAGCCGcagcggtggtggcggcactggcggcggcactggtggtggcagcagcctggGCCGCGGTGGTCACGGCAGGGGCCGAGGCGGTGATGGTCGATCCGGTGATGAGGCCGGAGGAGTGGGCAGCCTGGAGcgaggaggagatgctggaggcCTGCTCAATGGGGCAGACGGTGGTGGCCAACACGACGGTGTCGGTGACAACGACGGTGGTCTTGGCGGACTCGGgcaggctggcgatggcagtCTGGTTGGTGCGAGCCGGGCAGTTGGTGACGGTGGGAGCACAGCTGATGACGGTGTGGACCGAGGTCGCGAGCACGGTCAGcgtggtggcagcagcagcgtcggcAGCGCTCGTAACAGCAGCTTCAACGGCGCTCGTGACGGCCGCTGCTGAAGTAGTAGCCGAAGCTTGAGTCTCAACAGGCTTGGAGCCGGCAGCGgctgaggaggcggcggctgagctggcagcggcagagctggagttgttgctgctgctgccatcagAACCTCCAGCAGAGCCACCAATGGTAAACTTCTGCGTGGCGTCGCTGGCACTGCAGTCGGCAATGTCAACCAAGTTGCCCTTGGGGACAAGGCACTTGGTGGGGTCGTTCTCAGGCGTGAGGCTCAAAGGACCGTTGCCACTGGTAAAGGCAAAGAGCTGCGAGTTGGTGACTTGTCCGCCGCCATCAGCTCGTCCGCCGcaggagaagagcagaaccTGGTTTCCAGCCGCTCGTCGAGGGTCAAAGTTGAAGCAGGCCTGTGTGAGAGTGCTCACGATGAGAGCCTGGCCCTTTTGGTCGTTGTGGACACCGGAGGTGATGACGTCCCAGCCCTGGCCCTGGGCGCTGCCGCAGTCTGTGATCTGGATGGGAGTCAGGTTGGCTCGGAAGTCTCCGGACAGCGGGTCGACGCTCAGACATTTGCCATCAGAGGTCTTGATCTGGACGTTGGAAAAGGCGCGGGTGGCCGTGTTGTCTCGGGGATGGGCCTCGGCGGTGGCAGCCGGGTCGAGGGACGCAACCTCGCGGCGGTCGATGGGGCCGGCAGCCGCAAGGGCCGCAAAGAGTAGAGAAAGAGTAGCCTTGGAATACATCATTTTGTTTAATAACGAGTAgtgtataaaaaagaatgaGTTCCCAGTGGATCAGCAAGCAGAGACACagcgaaaagagagaagcagaaacaaGGCGTTTTCAAAAAGGGAATGGAAATGAAATCTGCACAGCAGACGACCTCGTCAAAGGCACGAATCGAAAAGAGCgaaagtaagaaaaaaaggaaagaaaggagcGAGCACTGCACGCAAAAAGTGAAGCTATTCAGAGCAACTACCAGAAACTTGAAAGAATCCCCTCCGCAGCATCTTGGCGCACCGCCGCCAGTATACTTATATACCGTATGCCTCCCAGCACGAAAGCGCGAACCGCGGGCAATCAATCGTCCATGTTCCCCTTGTCGGCTAGATCCGAGCCAGGGACCAGCTGCTCGTTCTGTCTCGTCCCCTTCATTTCCCATCTCGGTCTTTTGTCTCCTGATggcgcgcagcagcaagttTCGTTTGGTCAaacgcagcagcaaacagCCCCGTCCCCACAAGCCCGCACAGCGACTAACT
The Trichoderma asperellum chromosome 7, complete sequence DNA segment above includes these coding regions:
- a CDS encoding uncharacterized protein (EggNog:ENOG41~TransMembrane:2 (i504-522o537-556i)), with product MDAIHEVDPDSNPGESFPTFNRVHYGLNVDTENASSPPALRRLSRSDTTVHREPFSPLRRRRSTRAATFRAIDDADDFDFDATYTERPGWEPGSEPGFDPNLPDGGHASMPQLSANCDITVVDFSKDNMVKRHFDNESFIAFLTQPKEKWAKCRWINVNGLSWDVIQAIGAHKGLHKLALEDIMNIRNRTKADWYPNHAFIIMTLQKLVHLVDDDDSSSDSSSVRSRKSTTKVRNFFRGFGSRKTDKVQNPSPPTDPEKRITTKCLTELSESLELQETSMIRTLQRYHASGNETRTDYMEANSILAPLNLAVSAEQVSIFLTADNTVISFFEVSAGDIERPIVTRLSNPGTILRESCDASLVVQAIIDAIIDLAIPLTAVYNDVLGDLELDVLTSPSIKQCKSLYICISEINKMLRFLNPIDNLVNVLRDHKTNLSHEEAIKELENPASGVIVTPMTHTYLGDVLDHCIIITEALHQCKQSSDNLINLIFNTISANQNESMKQLTTVTIIFLPLTFITGYFGQNFPAEGFPDINHGIWYFWACAVPTAFATILILMREMIYSWFVRVVQRQRVKSNRKKSKAKRRTRG
- a CDS encoding uncharacterized protein (SECRETED:SignalP(1-18)~EggNog:ENOG41), producing MMYSKATLSLLFAALAAAGPIDRREVASLDPAATAEAHPRDNTATRAFSNVQIKTSDGKCLSVDPLSGDFRANLTPIQITDCGSAQGQGWDVITSGVHNDQKGQALIVSTLTQACFNFDPRRAAGNQVLLFSCGGRADGGGQVTNSQLFAFTSGNGPLSLTPENDPTKCLVPKGNLVDIADCSASDATQKFTIGGSAGGSDGSSSNNSSSAAASSAAASSAAAGSKPVETQASATTSAAAVTSAVEAAVTSAADAAAATTLTVLATSVHTVISCAPTVTNCPARTNQTAIASLPESAKTTVVVTDTVVLATTVCPIEQASSISSSLQAAHSSGLITGSTITASAPAVTTAAQAAATTSAAASAATTAAAPGGDENAQCSAPRIVTVSEVVTVTAGQESASAAAAAATSAGVANNAGEGSSQTTAAASQPAITGNPTTPVPVSGAGGTLNPTAAAEANAFDTTAVRPVQSINIRAADGKCMSVNPTAGDFRENLIPIQMVTCSQDDPSQKFDIVTKGAHNDGTAGEALIVSVLTNGCVNFDGRRAANDQVIMFSCGGRADGSGKTATSQLFPFKNGDNNIILTPASATNQTCLVAGAERVEAAKCDSQKDQVFQLVEIV